A portion of the Spirochaetota bacterium genome contains these proteins:
- the rsmG gene encoding 16S rRNA (guanine(527)-N(7))-methyltransferase RsmG, whose amino-acid sequence MKPAETSRMLELFAASGLYVDERQTDLFARFYDLLERYNDELDLSRLRRFEDIVVKHFIDCALLASLADIPSPVVDIGTGAGFPGIPLKIMKPDLRIILAEPRHRRVEFLRMAIAELELKDVSVYPHLVGPHSFFEANAVVTRALESARDTMGRVRHFLPLGARVILMKGPSADDEPGADSIAGMDDFRELERKDYSIPGTPHRRRLLVFEKTSAVRTVTYRILTRAEGMAGTAITSADNAAFKAMKKTASGASVKKTERTIVGGRKLVLEAAARLPGLCESLVLFDGLREDDDAVNALVAAFAGEGKLYILKKSLYNEVDVSATGGPLLFMRVPEIGEWDGSAVEGCTLLVPFQDPANAGAVIRTAAAFGVERVVMLREAVNPFHPRCVRASGGAVFGVPVFRGPSIGELARFREEKGFELVALDRAGEPVAGFRFPRGFALLAGVEGPGLPDALRANAVSIPMEGGVESLNAAVAASIALYAWRSSAGEGSLDRDVF is encoded by the coding sequence ATGAAACCGGCCGAAACATCGCGCATGCTCGAGCTTTTCGCCGCGTCGGGCCTGTATGTGGACGAGCGGCAGACGGACCTCTTCGCGCGCTTCTACGACCTGCTCGAGCGCTACAACGACGAGCTCGACCTCTCGCGCCTCAGGCGCTTCGAGGACATCGTCGTCAAGCACTTCATCGACTGCGCGCTCCTCGCCTCGCTCGCCGACATCCCGTCGCCGGTCGTGGACATCGGCACCGGCGCGGGCTTTCCCGGCATCCCGCTTAAAATCATGAAGCCGGACCTTCGCATCATCCTCGCCGAGCCGCGCCACAGGCGGGTCGAGTTTCTCCGCATGGCGATCGCCGAGCTTGAGTTGAAGGATGTGTCGGTGTACCCGCACCTGGTGGGGCCGCACTCCTTCTTCGAGGCGAACGCGGTCGTTACGCGCGCGCTCGAATCGGCGCGCGATACGATGGGCCGGGTGCGCCACTTCCTGCCGCTCGGCGCTCGGGTCATCCTCATGAAGGGCCCGTCGGCCGACGACGAGCCGGGCGCGGATTCCATCGCCGGCATGGACGATTTCCGCGAGCTCGAACGAAAGGACTATTCCATACCGGGCACGCCGCACCGCCGCCGGCTTCTCGTCTTCGAGAAGACCTCGGCGGTGCGTACCGTCACCTACCGCATCCTCACCCGCGCCGAGGGCATGGCCGGCACGGCGATCACCTCGGCCGACAACGCCGCGTTCAAGGCGATGAAAAAGACCGCCTCGGGCGCTTCGGTGAAAAAGACCGAGCGCACGATCGTCGGCGGCAGGAAGCTGGTGCTGGAAGCGGCGGCGCGGCTTCCGGGTCTCTGCGAGTCGCTCGTGCTCTTCGACGGATTGCGGGAGGACGACGATGCGGTCAACGCGCTCGTCGCCGCGTTCGCCGGGGAGGGGAAGCTGTATATACTGAAAAAATCGCTCTACAACGAGGTCGACGTGTCGGCCACGGGCGGGCCGCTCCTCTTCATGCGCGTGCCTGAAATCGGCGAGTGGGACGGCTCGGCCGTCGAAGGATGCACACTGCTGGTGCCCTTTCAGGATCCGGCGAACGCGGGCGCGGTTATCCGTACGGCGGCGGCCTTCGGAGTGGAGCGCGTGGTGATGCTGCGCGAGGCGGTGAACCCCTTTCATCCGCGCTGCGTGCGCGCCTCGGGAGGGGCGGTGTTCGGCGTGCCCGTCTTCCGGGGGCCTTCCATCGGCGAGCTTGCGCGTTTCAGGGAGGAGAAGGGCTTCGAGCTGGTGGCGCTCGACAGGGCCGGTGAACCGGTCGCCGGTTTCCGCTTTCCGAGGGGCTTCGCGCTGCTTGCGGGCGTGGAGGGCCCGGGGCTTCCCGACGCGCTCCGGGCGAACGCCGTATCCATCCCCATGGAGGGCGGCGTGGAATCGCTCAACGCGGCCGTCGCGGCCTCGATCGCGCTGTACGCGTGGCGGAGTTCGGCGGGGGAAGGATCTTTAGATCGAGATGTATTCTAA